In the Chlorobium limicola DSM 245 genome, one interval contains:
- a CDS encoding zinc-dependent alcohol dehydrogenase gives MKGEAKAIVLPKASKLRLQNTPYHIGNPGDLLVKTIASTITPGLDRLLLTNKPVSHKVLEYPIIPGSESIGQVVEAGPDTREVETGDFVYVFRGDRWSGVESYYGCHAELIPTSSENVLPLGRPPIHRDLLTGLLAYVISALDKVPIDPSMRVLILGLGSVGLMISEYLFQKGCLHVDAVETFGIRGQLSRAEHIALEIGDFTAEFNDRYDLVIETTGRILMIEKAMRLMKHQAKVLLMGNYEVMAYDYRLIQHKEPAIICSNISTFRHIQRASTLLDTGELDTEKFFTNVFPVSQFEFAYRIALDSKEAIKTVISWV, from the coding sequence ATGAAGGGCGAAGCAAAAGCCATCGTTCTGCCGAAAGCCAGCAAACTGAGACTGCAGAACACTCCATACCATATCGGCAATCCCGGCGATCTGCTGGTAAAAACCATTGCAAGCACCATAACTCCCGGCCTTGACCGGCTGCTCCTGACCAATAAACCGGTATCGCACAAGGTGCTCGAATATCCGATCATTCCCGGAAGTGAGTCCATAGGACAGGTCGTTGAAGCTGGTCCTGATACCCGCGAGGTGGAGACGGGCGATTTCGTCTATGTCTTCAGGGGAGACAGGTGGAGCGGCGTGGAAAGCTACTACGGATGCCATGCTGAGCTCATCCCGACCTCTTCAGAAAACGTACTGCCACTGGGCCGCCCACCCATTCACCGCGATCTTCTTACAGGGCTTCTGGCCTACGTTATCAGTGCGCTTGACAAGGTCCCGATCGATCCCTCGATGCGGGTGCTCATCCTCGGACTTGGTTCGGTTGGACTGATGATTTCCGAGTACCTGTTCCAGAAAGGGTGTCTGCATGTCGATGCAGTCGAAACATTCGGCATCAGGGGACAGCTATCCCGGGCAGAGCACATTGCGCTGGAGATCGGAGACTTTACCGCCGAATTCAACGACCGGTATGACCTGGTTATCGAAACCACCGGACGCATTCTCATGATCGAGAAGGCGATGCGCCTGATGAAGCATCAGGCAAAAGTGCTCCTCATGGGCAACTATGAGGTGATGGCCTACGATTACCGGTTGATTCAGCACAAGGAACCGGCGATCATCTGTTCCAATATCTCAACTTTCCGGCATATACAGAGAGCCTCCACGCTGCTCGATACCGGAGAGCTCGACACCGAAAAATTTTTCACCAACGTTTTTCCGGTCAGCCAGTTTGAATTCGCATACCGTATCGCTCTTGACAGCAAGGAGGCTATAAAGACCGTAATAAGCTGGGTATAA
- a CDS encoding phage holin family protein, giving the protein MIRIAILWLINALAVYATAHLLGGINVRNFGAAVVVALVLGFVNAVLRPVMVFLSIPFIIVTLGLFLLVINALMLQLSAVLVDGFSVDGFWWAVAGSLVISIISWSLSSLLTL; this is encoded by the coding sequence ATGATCAGGATTGCAATTCTTTGGCTCATCAACGCACTGGCCGTCTATGCTACAGCACACCTTCTCGGAGGAATTAACGTCCGAAATTTCGGAGCCGCCGTCGTGGTAGCCCTGGTGCTCGGTTTTGTCAATGCCGTGCTGAGACCGGTTATGGTATTTCTTTCCATTCCATTCATCATTGTCACGCTGGGCCTCTTTCTGCTGGTTATCAATGCTCTGATGCTGCAGCTTTCCGCAGTTCTCGTAGACGGATTTTCCGTTGACGGGTTCTGGTGGGCGGTTGCCGGATCTCTGGTTATCAGCATCATTTCCTGGTCGCTCAGCTCACTTTTGACACTCTGA
- the radA gene encoding DNA repair protein RadA, translating into MAKSAVRYICTNCGAVSLKYQGKCFECQSWGTLQETHVEPEEKIGKQRSSGAPPVRMQKLLDVEPSEFRRHMTGIGELDRVLGGGIMQASAVLVGGEPGIGKSTLMLQLAPRMAPAKVLYISGEESPNQIRERARRLSIRADNLLLLPEVNLERIIEAIEQEKPGLVIVDSIQTVYSEEYQSSAGTITQIRECAAMLIRKAKQLNVILMIIGHITKEGALAGPKALEHMVDTVLQFEGEGYQRYRIIRSVKNRFGSTNEIGVFRMEETGLEEVGNPSEFFISGRISGIPGNSILAGIEGSRALLVEVQALVSKTGYAMPQRISTGFDLKRMSIILAVLEKRLGMQTWGQDVFVKITGGLKLVEPAADLAVAAAVASGLANLPVDASTVCCGEIGLSGELRAISDSERRIREAAHLGFRRIVLPEANTRELKPSLKKLPITIAGSKTLQEALSHLGIA; encoded by the coding sequence ATGGCTAAAAGCGCTGTCCGATATATCTGTACCAACTGCGGTGCGGTTTCGCTGAAATACCAGGGCAAGTGCTTCGAGTGCCAGAGCTGGGGAACCCTGCAGGAAACCCATGTCGAACCGGAAGAAAAAATCGGCAAACAACGCTCATCAGGAGCGCCCCCTGTCCGTATGCAGAAACTGCTCGATGTCGAACCATCGGAGTTCCGAAGGCATATGACCGGTATAGGCGAGCTCGACCGGGTACTTGGCGGTGGAATCATGCAGGCTTCGGCGGTGCTTGTCGGCGGCGAGCCGGGCATCGGAAAGTCTACCCTGATGCTTCAGCTCGCTCCCCGCATGGCTCCGGCAAAGGTGCTCTACATTTCCGGAGAGGAGTCGCCCAACCAGATCCGTGAACGGGCAAGGAGGCTCTCCATCAGGGCGGATAACCTCCTCCTGCTTCCCGAAGTGAACCTTGAGCGCATTATTGAGGCGATCGAACAGGAAAAGCCGGGTCTGGTGATCGTCGATTCGATTCAGACCGTTTATTCCGAAGAATACCAGAGCTCAGCCGGCACCATCACCCAGATCCGTGAGTGTGCGGCCATGCTGATACGCAAGGCCAAACAGCTCAATGTGATCCTCATGATTATCGGCCATATCACCAAGGAGGGTGCACTTGCCGGACCAAAAGCGCTCGAGCATATGGTCGATACGGTACTGCAGTTCGAAGGCGAAGGGTACCAGCGATACCGGATTATCCGTTCGGTCAAGAACCGGTTCGGCTCGACCAACGAAATCGGAGTGTTCCGGATGGAGGAAACCGGGCTCGAAGAGGTGGGCAACCCGTCGGAGTTTTTTATTTCAGGACGGATAAGCGGCATTCCCGGCAACTCCATCCTTGCCGGCATAGAAGGATCAAGGGCACTGCTGGTAGAGGTACAGGCGCTCGTATCGAAAACAGGTTATGCCATGCCCCAGCGTATCAGTACCGGGTTCGACCTGAAACGCATGTCGATCATCCTTGCCGTACTGGAAAAACGGCTCGGCATGCAGACCTGGGGGCAGGATGTATTCGTTAAAATCACCGGCGGCCTCAAACTCGTTGAACCGGCTGCCGATCTGGCCGTAGCCGCTGCAGTCGCCTCCGGGCTTGCCAACCTGCCGGTCGACGCTTCGACGGTCTGCTGCGGAGAAATAGGACTTTCCGGCGAACTCAGAGCAATCAGCGACAGCGAACGACGCATCCGGGAGGCTGCGCATCTCGGGTTCCGACGCATCGTGCTGCCGGAAGCCAACACCCGCGAACTGAAACCATCGCTGAAAAAGCTGCCGATCACCATTGCAGGGAGCAAAACCCTGCAGGAAGCACTATCCCATCTCGGCATAGCCTGA
- the folD gene encoding bifunctional methylenetetrahydrofolate dehydrogenase/methenyltetrahydrofolate cyclohydrolase FolD, which translates to MLIIDGKKVSIDLKSELKVRVDEHRAATGKVPGLTVIIVGEDPASQVYVRNKAKSCKETGMHSSVIEMDASTSEEALLSRIRELNDDPDVHGILVQQPLPKQIDEFAVTLAIDPAKDVDGFHPENLGRLVMGHLDKCFVSCTPYGILELLGRYNIETKGKHCVVVGRSNIVGKPMANLMLQKLDATNCTVTICHSATKDIPSYTRQADILIAAIGKAGFITADMVKPGAVVIDVGINRIDDPSTKSGSRLAGDVDYEGVSAIASAMTPVPGGVGPMTIAMLLKNTLQSFERANNLQ; encoded by the coding sequence ATGCTGATTATTGACGGAAAAAAGGTCTCCATCGACCTGAAAAGCGAACTGAAAGTCCGTGTGGACGAGCACAGGGCCGCAACCGGAAAAGTTCCGGGGCTGACCGTTATCATTGTCGGAGAAGACCCGGCATCGCAGGTCTATGTGCGCAACAAGGCAAAATCCTGTAAAGAAACCGGCATGCATTCGAGCGTGATCGAAATGGACGCATCGACCTCCGAAGAGGCGCTGCTCTCCAGAATCCGGGAACTTAACGACGATCCCGACGTACACGGCATTCTCGTACAGCAGCCGCTTCCGAAACAGATCGACGAATTCGCTGTTACGCTTGCCATCGATCCGGCAAAGGATGTGGACGGATTCCACCCGGAAAATCTGGGTAGACTGGTGATGGGTCATCTCGACAAGTGTTTCGTAAGCTGCACCCCTTATGGCATACTCGAACTGCTCGGGCGCTACAACATTGAAACGAAAGGCAAACACTGCGTTGTGGTCGGTCGCAGCAACATCGTAGGAAAACCGATGGCCAACCTGATGCTGCAGAAACTCGATGCGACGAACTGTACCGTAACCATCTGCCATTCGGCTACAAAGGACATTCCTTCCTACACCCGTCAGGCCGACATCCTCATTGCCGCCATCGGCAAAGCCGGTTTCATTACCGCCGATATGGTCAAACCCGGCGCTGTCGTTATCGACGTTGGAATCAACCGGATCGACGACCCCTCGACAAAGAGCGGCAGCCGTCTGGCAGGCGATGTCGATTATGAAGGCGTTTCGGCTATCGCTTCGGCCATGACTCCCGTGCCGGGAGGCGTCGGACCCATGACCATAGCCATGCTGCTGAAAAACACCCTGCAGTCGTTCGAACGGGCCAACAACCTGCAGTAG
- a CDS encoding alcohol dehydrogenase catalytic domain-containing protein gives MKALVLKEPRSLGLCERNDPETGEDEALVRVVCCSVCRTDAKMWQSGHRDLVMPRVLGHEISGYLDNERVAVWPGISCGSCAFCLAGRENLCASMQILGFHHDGGFAEYVAVRRTSLLSVPDTLPMELAALAEPLGCALHGLDRAGVRSGERVLIYGAGSLGLFLALGAAERGAHPVVIEPDGRKLRKSHTFRDRFAIGSAETPSVVSGLFDAAFNAASVPSTLDGLRKLRSGGRYCLFSGLQELPESAASLFAGLHYRELQLLGSYGCTRASMASALAMLERFGGDLAFMVERKLPIEQLEAAMPDVIGGKYFKMVVQF, from the coding sequence ATGAAAGCTCTTGTGCTCAAGGAGCCGCGTTCGCTCGGGTTGTGTGAACGGAACGATCCTGAGACAGGCGAAGATGAGGCTCTCGTTCGCGTTGTCTGCTGCTCGGTCTGTCGTACCGACGCAAAAATGTGGCAGAGCGGACATCGCGATCTCGTTATGCCGCGTGTACTCGGCCATGAAATTTCGGGCTATCTGGATAACGAGAGGGTTGCGGTATGGCCGGGTATCTCATGCGGAAGCTGCGCCTTCTGCCTTGCCGGCCGGGAGAACCTCTGCGCCTCCATGCAGATTCTCGGATTTCATCATGACGGCGGATTTGCCGAGTATGTGGCCGTGCGTCGTACGAGCCTGCTTTCCGTTCCCGATACTCTGCCGATGGAGCTTGCCGCGCTTGCCGAACCGCTTGGCTGTGCACTGCACGGTCTTGACCGTGCCGGGGTTCGGTCCGGTGAACGGGTGCTGATTTACGGTGCGGGTTCGCTCGGTCTTTTTCTTGCTCTCGGTGCTGCAGAGCGGGGCGCGCATCCGGTCGTTATCGAGCCTGACGGGAGAAAGCTTCGGAAGAGCCATACCTTCAGGGATCGCTTTGCCATCGGAAGCGCCGAAACTCCTTCAGTCGTATCAGGTTTGTTCGATGCGGCATTCAATGCCGCATCGGTACCCTCGACACTTGATGGGCTCCGTAAACTCCGGTCAGGCGGACGATACTGTCTTTTCAGCGGACTTCAGGAGCTTCCCGAATCCGCCGCGTCCCTTTTTGCCGGGCTGCACTACCGGGAGCTTCAGCTTTTGGGCTCATACGGATGCACCCGCGCATCGATGGCATCCGCTCTTGCCATGCTTGAGCGTTTCGGCGGCGATCTTGCTTTTATGGTCGAACGAAAGCTCCCTATCGAGCAGCTTGAGGCTGCTATGCCGGATGTGATTGGAGGAAAGTATTTTAAAATGGTTGTTCAATTCTGA
- the trpD gene encoding anthranilate phosphoribosyltransferase produces MSHETELRRFGKLISSIASGHVMSREESCEAYRQVILDLQPELQQGAFLLAHFMRNPTVEELSGAWDALDRYDTAKIAVEGDASVCDIVGTGSDPMKTLNCSTPASLIAAACGLRMAKKGARLVTGVSGASDVFECLGIDLDLPLERAGEALRETGICYLPGEAFLKSGWSRLIRNMRFTTAFNILGPLTRPCPENNCAVIGAYAPEICDRMIAIQKEIGMEAVVAPYGMVEGMGPENGIDEYSLSGTTRVVELRKGSVSVHQVTPEDFGMKRVPFSSIASRATAGENAAVVLDVLQGKSDGAEADFFCMNAAAALYIAGMAPDYKKAADMARQALASGAAFRKLEDLRAFQGKDQLCCV; encoded by the coding sequence ATGTCACACGAAACAGAACTTCGCAGGTTCGGAAAACTGATCTCCTCGATCGCATCCGGCCATGTCATGAGCCGGGAGGAGTCGTGCGAAGCGTATCGGCAGGTTATTCTCGATCTCCAGCCTGAATTGCAGCAGGGTGCCTTTCTTCTGGCCCATTTCATGAGGAATCCCACTGTCGAAGAACTCTCGGGGGCGTGGGATGCGCTTGACCGGTACGATACTGCGAAAATTGCCGTTGAGGGTGACGCTTCGGTCTGCGATATCGTCGGCACCGGCTCGGATCCCATGAAAACTCTTAACTGTTCGACTCCAGCCTCGCTGATCGCTGCGGCCTGCGGACTCAGGATGGCTAAAAAAGGCGCACGCCTCGTGACTGGAGTTTCTGGCGCTTCCGATGTTTTCGAATGTCTCGGCATAGACCTCGATCTGCCGCTCGAGCGAGCCGGTGAGGCTCTCAGGGAGACAGGAATCTGCTATCTTCCGGGAGAGGCTTTTCTGAAATCCGGTTGGTCCCGCCTGATCCGGAACATGCGGTTCACTACAGCTTTCAACATACTCGGTCCGCTTACCAGACCTTGCCCCGAAAACAACTGCGCAGTTATCGGCGCCTACGCTCCGGAGATCTGCGACCGGATGATTGCCATACAGAAGGAGATCGGCATGGAAGCGGTTGTCGCCCCTTACGGCATGGTCGAGGGCATGGGGCCCGAAAACGGCATTGACGAATATTCGCTTTCAGGTACGACAAGAGTTGTCGAGCTGCGCAAAGGCAGTGTTTCCGTTCATCAGGTGACGCCGGAAGATTTCGGCATGAAAAGGGTCCCTTTCAGCAGCATTGCAAGCCGGGCGACAGCCGGAGAGAATGCCGCCGTCGTGCTCGATGTGCTTCAGGGAAAGAGCGATGGAGCGGAAGCCGACTTTTTCTGCATGAACGCTGCAGCAGCGCTCTACATTGCCGGTATGGCTCCCGACTACAAAAAAGCGGCAGATATGGCCCGTCAAGCGCTTGCGTCAGGAGCGGCATTCCGGAAACTCGAAGATTTAAGAGCCTTTCAGGGAAAAGACCAGCTTTGTTGTGTCTGA
- a CDS encoding DUF3109 family protein → MSLVSIGNVLIDRAVLQAEFSCDLQQCRGACCVEGELGAPLSPEEAHQLETAPDELIRMLPDRNIRYLHRYGAVEVCQGTQYTRTIEGRECVYAVMQNGITLCAVEIAFREGVLLFDKPLSCRLFPVRIRRKFGLDYLVYEQHHMCRSARKYGGERRTRLVDYIYRALEAAYGIEWAKSLKAFVDSSPKT, encoded by the coding sequence ATGTCGCTTGTTTCCATCGGAAATGTGCTTATCGATCGTGCGGTACTGCAGGCCGAATTTTCCTGCGACCTTCAGCAGTGCAGGGGTGCCTGCTGTGTTGAGGGAGAGCTTGGCGCACCGCTTTCCCCGGAGGAAGCCCACCAGCTTGAAACGGCGCCGGATGAGCTGATAAGGATGCTGCCAGACAGGAATATCCGGTATCTTCACCGTTACGGCGCGGTAGAGGTCTGTCAGGGCACACAGTACACCCGAACCATCGAAGGTCGGGAGTGTGTCTATGCCGTCATGCAAAACGGCATTACGCTCTGTGCGGTTGAGATCGCCTTCCGTGAAGGCGTTCTCCTTTTTGATAAACCGCTTTCATGCAGACTTTTTCCGGTGAGAATACGCAGAAAATTTGGGCTCGATTATCTGGTTTACGAGCAGCATCATATGTGCCGTTCGGCACGAAAATATGGAGGGGAACGTCGGACAAGACTTGTTGATTATATCTACCGTGCCCTTGAAGCTGCTTACGGCATCGAGTGGGCGAAAAGCCTTAAAGCATTTGTTGATTCATCCCCGAAAACCTGA
- the rpoN gene encoding RNA polymerase factor sigma-54: MAEIRLQQKQKAILSAQQILSSQLLQLPLLNLEQRIYDELQENPMLELIAESKDTAGDIASEDDSSPGDDMFGTLERFSKSSMKEPRQVNTSREDSEGRLNFTHESAPQERFFQAVQHDSFDEQLLRQLAMQEGIGEREVMIAIEILGNLDHDGYLAEDNDVILAGLHSSGLDADEHEMEKILRKIHYLDPPGIAVRDLRERLLVQLKLREASSEQEIYRTAVRILVQFYEDFLHRRYDRILKKLDLPKDHVEEALGIITSLDPHPVELFHDEGGHYITPDFIVTYENGELTAMLNDRSSLSVKVSEQYQGILKNRKAPKDEKRFIRYNLTRANDFAAAIAIRRQTLLKVIESLMKAQYAFFVSGPEHLVPLGMKAIAGDTGLDISTISRAVNGKYVQTRFGVFELKYFFSSSLATDEGDDMSSKIIRQYIGEMVKAENPDKPLSDDLITGQLKDKGINIARRTVAKYREQMQIPVARLRKKIF; this comes from the coding sequence ATGGCAGAGATACGGCTACAACAGAAACAGAAAGCGATTCTGTCTGCACAGCAGATACTCAGCAGTCAGCTTCTCCAGCTTCCGCTTCTCAATCTCGAACAGAGGATATATGACGAGCTGCAGGAAAATCCCATGCTTGAGCTTATCGCTGAAAGCAAGGATACCGCCGGGGATATCGCTTCAGAAGACGATAGTTCCCCGGGTGACGATATGTTCGGAACGCTGGAACGATTCAGCAAAAGTTCGATGAAGGAGCCTCGGCAGGTTAACACCTCCAGGGAAGATTCCGAGGGGCGCCTGAACTTTACTCACGAAAGCGCACCGCAGGAACGATTTTTTCAGGCGGTACAGCACGACAGTTTCGATGAGCAGCTTCTCCGGCAGCTTGCAATGCAGGAGGGCATTGGTGAACGGGAGGTCATGATTGCCATAGAGATTCTCGGCAACCTCGATCATGATGGCTATCTTGCAGAGGATAACGATGTCATTCTTGCCGGTCTGCACTCCAGCGGACTGGATGCCGATGAACATGAGATGGAAAAAATTCTGCGCAAGATCCACTATCTCGATCCTCCCGGTATTGCCGTACGGGATCTGAGAGAACGGCTGCTTGTACAGCTTAAACTGAGGGAAGCGTCCTCTGAACAGGAGATATACCGGACTGCAGTTCGTATTCTTGTGCAGTTTTACGAAGATTTTCTGCACCGGCGATATGACCGGATTCTGAAAAAACTCGATCTCCCAAAAGATCATGTCGAAGAGGCTCTTGGGATCATTACCTCACTTGATCCGCATCCTGTCGAGCTGTTTCACGATGAGGGAGGGCATTACATCACCCCTGATTTTATCGTGACCTACGAAAACGGTGAGCTTACCGCCATGCTTAACGACCGGAGCTCGCTTTCGGTCAAGGTTTCGGAACAGTATCAGGGGATACTCAAAAACCGCAAGGCGCCAAAGGATGAAAAGCGGTTTATCCGCTACAACCTTACGAGGGCGAACGATTTTGCCGCAGCCATAGCCATCAGGCGCCAGACGCTTCTGAAGGTGATCGAATCGCTTATGAAAGCGCAATACGCATTTTTCGTTTCCGGTCCGGAACATCTTGTTCCTCTTGGAATGAAAGCCATTGCCGGCGATACCGGTCTTGATATTTCAACCATCAGTCGGGCGGTGAACGGCAAGTATGTACAGACCCGCTTCGGAGTTTTCGAACTTAAATACTTCTTCAGCAGTTCGCTTGCTACCGACGAAGGCGACGACATGTCGAGTAAAATCATCCGGCAGTATATCGGTGAAATGGTGAAAGCGGAGAATCCCGACAAACCGCTCAGTGACGATCTGATAACCGGCCAGCTCAAGGACAAGGGGATCAACATAGCCCGGAGAACGGTTGCAAAATATCGTGAACAAATGCAAATTCCAGTTGCAAGGCTAAGGAAAAAAATATTTTAA
- the hslV gene encoding ATP-dependent protease subunit HslV → MGQESKPLIRSTTVLGVIRDGKAALGSDGQMTLGNTVLKHSTRKIRSLYHGRIITGFAGATADAVTLLDRFEEKLDAYGGKLERAAVELARDWRTDKYLRRLEAMLAVVSQDKALIISGTGDVIEPEDSIVAIGSGSMYALAAARSLLKHTPLSAREIVSESLKIAADICIYTNDHIVIEEL, encoded by the coding sequence ATGGGTCAGGAATCAAAGCCGTTGATACGTTCAACGACGGTACTGGGTGTTATCAGGGACGGCAAGGCGGCTCTCGGCAGCGACGGCCAGATGACGCTCGGCAATACCGTGCTCAAGCACTCCACACGTAAAATCCGGAGCCTCTACCACGGCCGCATCATAACCGGTTTTGCCGGTGCCACAGCCGATGCCGTCACGCTGCTCGACAGGTTCGAGGAAAAGCTCGACGCATACGGAGGCAAGCTTGAACGGGCGGCTGTCGAACTTGCCCGCGACTGGAGAACCGACAAGTATCTCAGGCGGCTTGAGGCGATGCTTGCCGTTGTCAGTCAGGACAAGGCGCTCATCATTTCAGGTACGGGAGACGTCATCGAACCTGAAGACAGTATCGTGGCCATCGGGAGCGGCAGCATGTACGCCCTTGCAGCGGCCCGTTCGCTCCTCAAGCATACCCCGCTTTCAGCGCGTGAGATCGTCTCGGAAAGTTTGAAGATTGCCGCCGATATCTGTATCTATACAAACGATCATATTGTTATAGAAGAACTCTGA
- the hslU gene encoding ATP-dependent protease ATPase subunit HslU, which translates to MTITSDTEAAARTEGRSAIAAHNLTPNQIVELLDKYIIGQKDAKKSVAIALRNRLRRQHVGDDLREEIMPNNIIMIGPTGVGKTEIARRLAKLAKAPFVKVEASKFTEVGYVGRDVESMIRDLVDQSVAMVRSEKSEEVKEKAALLVEERLLDILLPPAPPSRSHEDQDDDLDENRNAMAPADENDISQEVNRRSREKMLERLRKGKLEDRQIEMDTASENPGGMMQIFGPLGQMEEIGSIMQDLMSGLPRKRKKRRVTIAEARRILEQEEVQKLIDMDAVVKDAINKVEQSGIVFIDEIDKIAAPSTGSGGGKGPDVSREGVQRDLLPIVEGSNVATKYGIVKTDHVLFIASGAFHVSKPSDLIPELQGRFPIRVELKSLTEEDFYKILTQPKNALIKQYKALISTEGVDLDFTDGAILEIARIAAKVNESVENIGARRLHTIMTNLLEELMFNIPESVTEEKVVIDEAMVQDKLSAVSSDRDLSQYIL; encoded by the coding sequence ATGACCATTACCAGCGACACTGAAGCTGCTGCCAGGACAGAAGGAAGAAGTGCTATTGCCGCACATAATCTTACACCGAACCAGATTGTCGAACTTCTCGATAAATATATCATCGGGCAGAAAGACGCCAAGAAATCGGTAGCCATCGCTCTGCGCAACCGGTTGCGCCGTCAGCATGTAGGCGACGATCTTCGCGAGGAGATCATGCCGAACAACATCATCATGATAGGGCCTACCGGCGTGGGTAAAACCGAAATAGCCCGGAGGCTTGCCAAGCTTGCCAAAGCCCCGTTTGTAAAGGTAGAGGCTTCAAAATTCACCGAAGTCGGCTATGTGGGGCGCGATGTCGAATCCATGATCCGCGACCTGGTCGATCAGTCGGTAGCCATGGTGCGCAGCGAGAAATCCGAAGAGGTAAAAGAAAAAGCCGCTCTTCTTGTCGAGGAGCGTCTTCTCGATATACTCCTTCCTCCGGCTCCGCCGTCACGATCGCATGAGGATCAGGACGACGACCTGGACGAAAACCGGAATGCCATGGCTCCGGCGGACGAGAACGATATTTCACAGGAGGTTAACCGCCGCAGCCGGGAAAAGATGCTTGAACGGCTTCGCAAGGGAAAGCTCGAGGACCGTCAGATCGAAATGGATACGGCAAGCGAGAACCCAGGGGGGATGATGCAAATATTCGGTCCTCTCGGCCAGATGGAGGAGATCGGAAGCATCATGCAGGATCTCATGAGCGGTCTGCCGCGCAAGCGCAAAAAACGTCGGGTAACGATAGCAGAAGCCCGCCGGATACTCGAACAGGAGGAGGTGCAGAAGCTTATCGATATGGACGCCGTGGTCAAGGATGCCATCAACAAGGTCGAACAGTCCGGCATTGTGTTCATCGACGAGATCGACAAGATAGCCGCTCCGTCGACTGGTTCGGGAGGCGGCAAAGGCCCCGACGTCAGCCGTGAAGGGGTGCAGCGCGACCTTCTGCCTATTGTCGAAGGATCCAACGTCGCCACCAAATACGGCATCGTCAAAACCGACCATGTGCTTTTCATCGCATCAGGCGCTTTTCACGTCTCCAAGCCCTCCGACCTCATTCCCGAACTGCAGGGCCGCTTTCCCATCAGGGTCGAACTCAAAAGCCTTACCGAGGAGGATTTCTACAAGATTCTCACCCAGCCGAAGAACGCGCTCATCAAGCAGTACAAGGCGCTGATCAGCACCGAGGGGGTCGATCTGGACTTTACCGACGGAGCGATACTTGAGATCGCCAGAATCGCGGCCAAGGTCAACGAAAGCGTTGAGAATATCGGAGCACGCCGGCTGCACACCATCATGACCAATCTGCTCGAAGAGCTGATGTTCAACATTCCCGAAAGCGTGACGGAAGAAAAGGTAGTGATTGACGAAGCCATGGTGCAGGATAAGCTTTCCGCGGTCTCATCGGATCGTGATCTGAGCCAGTATATTCTCTAA
- the aroQ gene encoding type II 3-dehydroquinate dehydratase, whose protein sequence is MGTLSILVLNGPNLSRLGKREPEIYGTLTLDDINRGLAESFPEVAFDFFQSEDEGVLIEKLFQAEDNGSCSGVVLNAGALTHYSIALRDAISAIKLPVVEVHLSNIYAREEFRRTSVISEVCRGVISGFGVTSYHLGVRAILECVQEKDVPSD, encoded by the coding sequence ATGGGTACTCTTTCGATTCTCGTACTGAACGGGCCGAACCTCTCGAGACTCGGCAAGCGCGAACCGGAAATTTACGGTACGCTCACACTCGACGATATCAATCGGGGGCTTGCCGAAAGCTTTCCGGAGGTTGCCTTCGATTTCTTCCAGTCTGAAGACGAAGGTGTTTTGATCGAAAAGCTTTTTCAGGCTGAGGACAACGGCAGCTGCAGCGGAGTTGTGCTCAACGCCGGGGCGCTCACGCACTACTCCATAGCTCTTCGTGACGCCATCAGCGCCATAAAGCTGCCGGTCGTGGAAGTGCATCTCTCCAATATCTATGCCCGCGAGGAGTTCCGTCGCACCTCGGTGATCTCTGAAGTCTGCAGGGGAGTCATCAGCGGCTTCGGCGTAACCAGCTATCATCTCGGTGTCAGGGCGATTCTTGAATGCGTGCAGGAAAAGGACGTGCCGAGCGATTAA